The nucleotide window actgaatagatttggcatgggtcctcagatcctcaaaaggttctacagctgcaccatcgagagcatcctgactggttgcatcactgcctggtatggcaaccgcttggcctccgaccgcaaggcactacagagggtagtgcgtacggcccagtacatcactggggccaagctccctgccatccaggacctctataccaggcggtgtcagaggaaggccctaaaaagcacggcaagtggtaccagagcgccaagtctaggcccAAAAGGctacttaacagcttctacccccaagccataagactcctgaacagctaatcatggctacccagactatttgcattgcccccccacccccaccccatccccctcttttacgctgctgatactttgtttattatttatgcatagtcactttaagtctacccacatgtacatattacctcaattacctcaactaaccggtgcccccgcacattgactctgtaccggtaccccctgtatatagactcaatactgttattttactgttgctctttaattattattattattaaaacgtatctattttttactcaatacttatttttcttaaaactgcattgttggttaagggcttgtaaggtctacacctgttgaatttggcgcatgtgacaaatacaatttgatttgatatggggAGGGATTAAACAACAGCTGAACGGGACCACTAATTGTTGAGACATTTAGGGAGGGATTAAACTGTATTGCCTGGATGCCCAGATTTTTCTACATTGAACAACGCTAGCGGCATTGTTTGCTTCGACAAGATCAAGACTAAGGAGTTGGCTAAAGCAGCACCTAGATTCTAGATCAACGGGTAATCAGAGAGATTCAGGTCACTTTCTTCATAAAGAACATCACTCACCAGTATAACCAGCCAGAATGGCTGCAGGATCCACAGCTCTACCCAGATCAGTCTTGTCCCGTATAAACTTTTTGAAGCTCCTGTGTGGGTGTGGCAAATTGAAGGGGTCCTCAGAGATGGACTCTTCCACCCCCTTGTCTAAACCCTGCATTGGTCTAGTCCAGGACAGGGAAGCGGTGCTGTCTGTGTCCTCATAACGCAGGGTCCCAACCTCAGAATCATAGTCTGAAGTTAAAGAGATTGAGACAATTGGTAGATGATAGAAAACTATTCCATCAATCTCTCTAACAGAAGGAGAGACACCTCCAAAGCCCTGGTCTAAAGCAATAATGCATTTCCAAAGGCTTATCAATTAAAATACATTCTGAATGTTAACCTTTTTCCCTCCAATCCAATATTATGGTTTCCTACCTGTCCTACCAAGGTATCTATGGTTTCCTATCTGTCCTACCAAGGTCTCTATGGTTTCCTACCTGTCCTACCAAGGTCTCTATGGTTTCCTATCGGTCCTACCAATGTCTCTATGGTTTCCTACCTGTCCTACCAAGGTCTCTATGGTTTCCTATCTGTCCTACCAAGGTCTCTATGGTTTCCTATCTGTCCTACCAAGGTCTCTATGGTTTCCTATCGGTCCTACCAATGTCTCTATGGTTTCCTACCAAGGTCTCTATGGTTTCCTATCTGTCCTACCAAGGTCTCTATGGTTTCCTATCGGTCCTACCAATGTCTCTATGGTTTCCTATCGGTCCTACCAATGTCTCTATGGTTTCCTACCAAGGTCTCTATGGTTTCCTACCTGTCCTACCAAGGTCTCTATGGTTTCCTATCGGTCCTACCAATGTCTCTATGGTTTCCTACCAAGGTCTCTATGGTTTCCTATCTGTCCTACCAAGGTCTCTATGGTTTCCTACCTGTCCTACCAAGGTCTCTATGGTTTCCTATCGGTCCTACCAATGTCTCTATGGTTTCCTACCAAGGTCTCTATGGTTTCCTACCTGTCCTACCAAGGTATCTATGGTTTCCTATCTGTCCTACCAAGGTCTCTATGGTTTCCTACCTGTCCTGCCAAGGTATCTATGGTTTCCTACCTGTCCTACCAAGGTCTCTATGGTTTCCTATCTGTCCTACCAAGGTCTCTATGGTTTCCTATCTGTCCTACCAATGTCTCTATGGTTTCCTACCAAGGTCTCTATGGTTTCCTATCTGTCCTACCAAGGTCTCTATGGTTTCCTATCTGTCCTACCAAGGTCTCTATGGTTACCGACCTGTCCTGCCAAGGTATCTATGGTTTCCTACCTGTCCTGCCAAGGTATCTATGGTTTCCTACCTGTCCTGCCAAGGTCTCTATGGTTACCGACCTGTCCTGCCAAGGTATCTATGGTTTCCTACCTGTCCTATCAAGGTCTCGGAGCAGAGGTCCTTCCTGTTTGACCCGGTGGTAGTCCTGATATCTCACAGTCACAGGGTGAAGGGTCAGAAGCTGTGGGGGTTCTGTTGGGAGATGGGAGAACTGACCGTGGTGATTTTGCTTGTCCATGAGCTGCACATGGTCCGCGTAACTGTCTGAGGAAGACAGAGCATAGTTGATATGTCAGTCACATATAATCtatgagagacacacagacaataCACCTCTGACGGGTGAAGGGATGAGTTTCTATACCGTGGCAGAGAGAATTCAACGTGCAGAGGACTAGAGGGGAACCATGATCATATTCACAATCTGAATCACACACATAGATAGACACATGAAATAGGAATCTCTACTACCAATGTCATTGttcaatgaataaataaatacgcTGGTATGATAAAGCATCACTCCCCATTTACCTCTGCACATAGTTTCCAGATGTTCCCAGAGGATCTCTCCTGCTGTGCAGTCAGAGGTCAGGTCCAGGAAGGCCTCTCTGTCCATGGCACAGAGCTCACTCCCAGGCAGCCTTCTCAAATCCGGGCCCAGGCTTTGGAGGCCGAACTCGGCCTGGCACCAGTCTAACCAGTGGTTCACCTCCCACTCTGACCATAGGTTAGGGTCTGGACACAAATTAGGAAATAAAATATTATATATTTGTATCTCTTTGCATCTTGAATTCCACACACATACCAAAGCACACTGTGCAGTTTAGGCTGAAACAGAGAGAGCAATTACAGGTAGGCTATACGACCGTTACAACAAAACTACAACTTCTATACTACCAAATGTAATTGTatttgccgcttgcttggtggtgccccttgcttagtggtgttgcagactctggggcctttcagaacaggtgcctattttgttgcattacaacctgtaatttaaattgatttttatttggatttcatgtaatggacatacacaaaatagtccaaattggtgaagtgaaatgaaaaaaataccttgtttcaaaagattctcgaaaataaataacggaaaagtggtgcctgcatatgtattcaccccctttgctacgaagcctctaaataagatctggtgcaaccaattaccttcagaagtcacataattagttaaataaagtccacctatgtgcaatctaagtgtcacattatctcagtatatatacacacctgttctgaaaggccccagagtctgcaacaccactaagcaaggggcaccaccaagcaagcggcaccatgaagaccaaggagctctccaaacaggtcagggacaaagttgtggagaagtacagatcagggttgggttataaagaaatatccaaaactttgaacatcccacggagcaccattaaatccattataaaaaaatggaaagaatatggcactacaacaaacctgccaagagagggccgcccaccaaaactcacggaccaggcaaggagggcattaatcagagaggcaacaaagagaccaaagaaaaccctgaaggagctgcaaagctccacagcggagattggagtatctgtccataggaccactttaagccgtacactccacagagctgggctttacggaagagtggccagaaagaaataagcaaacacgtttggtgttcgccaaaaggcatgtgggagactccccaaacatatggaagaaggtactctggtcagatgagactaaaatgagctttttggccatcaagaaaaatactacgtctggcgcaaacccaactcctctcatcaccccaagaacaccatccccacagtgaagcatggtggtggtagcatcatgctgtggggatgtttttcatcggcagggactgggaaactggtcagaattgaaggaatgatggatggcgctaaatatagggaaattcttgagggaaacctatttcagtcttccagagatttgagattgggacggaggttcaccttccaggaggacaatgaccctaagcaaactgctaaagcaacactccagtggtttaaggggaaacatttaaatgtcttaaaatggcctagtcaaagcccagacctcaatccaattgagaatctgtggtatgacttaaagattgctgtacaccagcggaacccatccaacttgaagagctgaagcagttttgccttgaataatgggcaaaaatcccagtggctagatgtgccaagcttatagagacataccccaagagacttgcatctgtaattgctgcaaaaggtggctctacaaagtattgactttgggggggtgaatagttatgcacgctcaagttttcagttttttttgtcttatttcttgtttgtttcacaataaaaaaatattttgcaccttcaaagtggtaggcatgttgtgtaaatcaaatgatacaaacccccccccaaaaaatccattttaattccaggttgtaaggcaacaagataggaaaaatgccaaggggggtgaatactttcgcaagccactgtataccccATATGGTACCTTGTGGGAAGTGCATGCGGTTCCTCTCCTGGGCGAAGCCAGCGAAGGTGGCCCTCATCGCCTGGCTCAGGACCTCCTTACTGGtgggggtgagaggagggacatCCAGGTGGTCCATCTCTACACCGGAAACACAGGAGCCAAGTCACGGAGTCAGACAATGGCAGGAGCATCCCAGAGACACAATGGATCAAGAGGACAGACTGAGAGCTGAGAGCTCGATAGCGGAGGTGAGCACACACAAATGAGCAGACATTTTCTACTCAAAATTACACCAGAGATTACAGTATAAAGTTGAGATAAAGTAGTGAAAATAATCAAACACAGGAATATGGTGAATGACAAATGGAGGGAAATACCGTAAGCACTCCAGTCCATCCTTAGGTCTTTGGAACGAGGGATCAGGTGGAAGAAAGTGATccagatgagggaggagaggggtttTAATAAGACCAATAGgacgaggagggaggagaggggtttTAATAGGACCAATAGGAcaaggagggaggggacaggcGGTGACGGATATGTGTCAATCATATGGGTGATGGAGGGGCGGGTAATGGGGACACTACCAAATAGGAGAGGAGAACTCCCAATTAGGTAACATGGAAAAGATACTGCAAAAGACATACAGGGAGGTTATCTAGAGAGATGATGCCACAAAAGGAGCCTTTACAACTGagaaggcctcctgtagctcagttggtagagcctagcgcttgcaacgccagggttgtgggttcgattcccacagggggccagtatgaaaaatgtatgcactcactaactgtaagtcgctctggataagagcgtctgctaaatgactaaaatgtgatagAGATAAGGAACTACCCTTTGTGTTTTAAGTTGATTGCATTTAACTAAGGCAATACGACAGTATGTCATCAGGAACCACTGAGATCATGGCAATTAAATTGGAAATATTtacaccagcagcagcagcgtatCAGATCTTTCTATTTCAGCAGGGCATGGCATGAGGTAGCCACCGAAAGAGGGGCTGTAAGTGCATATCTGTGCAGGGGGTTTATTCATATAACAGAAACACTGGGATTATATCAGGTAGTGTATTGTAAGTAAGTTAAGATCTGAGTGTGTTCCCAGCAGGGACAGCCTATAGAGCCATACACCCATTACCACACCACTGTTGTGGCTGCCTTAATGCGATGAGGTTCTTCCATGAAGTGGGGCTAGCGAGCCACGACAGTGAGCAATTTAGTCACAAAAAGAGTGGCACATTGTGTAAGACATCTGTAGAAAATGACAGACATGGTTGGTGttaaagcagcaatcagcagttaaaacaataacaaagcgcaTCTCCCCGCCACTGTTTCGttaacagctgagggatggggctggagaaatctaaccactctcaaatccatagagctatggatgcaaggactgacggTCCATGATATCAAAACTACAGGTTTAACCATGTTTCAATGGTAtccagtgtttgtttacatgaactttgtttacaaacatcggAGTAAAACAAGATAAAATTTTTGGATTTTGATTAAGGTACGAAAATGTAACTATGCtcaaaaaagttatattcttcaagaatcaaatgggtacatatcattaatttataaatgAATAAACATTTGTAGCGACTgactgcagatttcccctttaaggcCTGGCCAAGTTTAATACGTTTTCATCTTGAATGGTTTGGTAAAGACTGTCAGCCAGTGCCAAGGGGTCTGGACCATTATGGCAAAGGAGGTAGTGACTGAGCTTGCTCTGCTGTATCCCCCCCCTAAATCGCTACTCTAGCATTGTCCCTGTCTACTATGGGAACGCTGGTGGAACCGGAGTCCCCCACAGTTCCGGAATGTCTTTCCACACTGGCCGCAGACGTACGGCTTCTCCCCAGTGTGTATGCGAAAATGCCTGGTGAGCGCCCCCGAGTGGCGGAAGCGCATGGAGCACACTGAGCAGGTATAGGGTCTCTCTCCAGTGTGGATTCTCAGGTGAGTCTTCAGGTTCTCCAGACGGTTGAAATCCCGGTCACACTCACTGCAGTGGTAGGGGCTCTGGCCCGGGGGAAAGACCTGTCGCTTGGGGTGGTCCTGGGTGTGGTGTCTGCGGAGCTCGCTGGGTTGGTGGAAGCCCTGGCCACAGAGTTTGCAGATGTGGctgtggtggggggtggtgggattagggttggggttggtcCTGAT belongs to Coregonus clupeaformis isolate EN_2021a chromosome 1, ASM2061545v1, whole genome shotgun sequence and includes:
- the LOC121571044 gene encoding protein C-ets-1 isoform X2 translates to MSFAVSFPCYLIGSSPLLFGSVPITRPSITHMIDTYPSPPVPSLLVLLVLLKPLSSLLVLLVLLKPLSSLIWITFFHLIPRSKDLRMDWSAYEMDHLDVPPLTPTSKEVLSQAMRATFAGFAQERNRMHFPQDPNLWSEWEVNHWLDWCQAEFGLQSLGPDLRRLPGSELCAMDREAFLDLTSDCTAGEILWEHLETMCRDSYADHVQLMDKQNHHGQFSHLPTEPPQLLTLHPVTVRYQDYHRVKQEGPLLRDLDRTDYDSEVGTLRYEDTDSTASLSWTRPMQGLDKGVEESISEDPFNLPHPHRSFKKFIRDKTDLGRAVDPAAILAGYTGSGPIQLWQFLLDLLTDRSCQSFIIWTGDGWEFKLTDPDEARGGQAMGPEEEQA
- the LOC121571044 gene encoding protein C-ets-1 isoform X1, whose translation is MSFAVSFPCYLIGSSPLLFGSVPITRPSITHMIDTYPSPPVPSLLVLLVLLKPLSSLLVLLVLLKPLSSLIWITFFHLIPRSKDLRMDWSAYEMDHLDVPPLTPTSKEVLSQAMRATFAGFAQERNRMHFPQDPNLWSEWEVNHWLDWCQAEFGLQSLGPDLRRLPGSELCAMDREAFLDLTSDCTAGEILWEHLETMCRDSYADHVQLMDKQNHHGQFSHLPTEPPQLLTLHPVTVRYQDYHRVKQEGPLLRDLDRTDYDSEVGTLRYEDTDSTASLSWTRPMQGLDKGVEESISEDPFNLPHPHRSFKKFIRDKTDLGRAVDPAAILAGYTGSGPIQLWQFLLDLLTDRSCQSFIIWTGDGWEFKLTDPDEVAKLWGRKKNKPKMNYEKLSRGLRYYYDKNIIHKTSGKRYVYRFVCNLQGLLGYEPRELHAMLDITAKDGHE